The Campylobacterota bacterium sequence ACGGAGCGTTTTTCCATCATGTAAATGGGTGCCAAAAGGGCTCCCGAGCGCAGGGCGATCGCCAGGTCATTCGCTTCGGCGGTCGTATAGTTCCCGCTGATCTGGCCGCTTCCGCCCCCGATCCGTTCGTTGATGACCGGAGCCGAATAGACTTTGCCGTCCAGAACGATTGCGAGACGTTTCCCGACGCTCTTGCCGGTAAAGTCGCCGAAAATCTGCGCCCCTTCGGAATTGAGGGTAAAATTGATGACGGGGCGGTTGTTCTGGTCGTACCCTACCTGAGCATCGGTCAGCATCGAACCGTCCAGAATGGGGATTTCGTTGACGAGGTGCTTGGTGCCCGGCTGGATCGCGTCTTCGAGGATTTGGTCGCCGTAACTCGCCGCCTCGGCGTCGCTCATGTCGCCGACGCGCATCGCGCGGTCTTCGTCCACGGCCATGAGTTCGAGTTTGGCGGCACGCGAAATCAGCTCGCGCGCCCGCTGTTCCTCTTCAGGGGTTTTGATCCCCGGAAGCTCGACGAGGATTTTATCGACCCCCTGTCGCGCGACCGTAGGTTCGGCAAGTCCGAACTGGTCAAGCCGGTTTCGGATGGTTTCGATCGCCTGCTCAACCGCCTGCTGTTTCAGTTTTTCAACCGCTTCGGGGGCGAGGGTAACCGCGTAGCGTTCGCCGGATGCACTGACCGATGCCCCTTCTACGCTTTTGAGATGTTCTTTGACCGTCGCCGCGTCATCCGCGTCAAGCAGTTCGAATACGACTTTCCCCTCCGAAACGGCAATCCCGTCGAGGAGAATATCGTTTCGCTCGCCGAAATGTTTCAGCCCGGACGCGATCGATTTGAGCTGCGAATTGACCGCTTCTTCGGTTTTGACCCCCAAAAGCATGTGCAATCCGCCCTGCAGGTCAAGCCCCAAGGTGATCTTTTTCCCCTCCTCGCTTTGCGTGAAAGAGGGAACGGAGTAGATTAATCCGAAAACGGTGGCGACGATCAGAATGATGACGCGGTAATTAAGCTTCATCCTCGTACTTTCTGGCTACCGCGTCTTTGACGAGGCGCCCTTCGGTCTCATTGTTGAATTTGACGGCAAAAAAGTTCTCTTCGACTTTTTTGATTTCGACGATCAACCCGCCGCTGGTAACGACTTTATCCCCTTTTTCAAGCGATTCGACCATCTCTTTATGGCGTTTGGCCTGCTGGTTCTGGGGACGAATGATCACAAAGTACATAATGGCGATCAGAAATACAAACGGGAGGATTTGAACGAGAAATTCCATGCGGTTCCTTCATTAATGAAAATTAGCGCATTATACTCAAAAGACATTAACAGCGCTATAATTCTCCCATGAAATTACGATCCCCCGCCTCTGTCGAGCTCTTATACCTTCCGCTTGCGATCGCCGTGTCGTTCAGCGCCTTCATCTACTTCGAACACTTCGGCCTTACGTCCAGGTTCATCAATACCCTCGCGGGGCTGGCCGCACTGTACGGAATGCTTCACGCTCCGCGCCGGAGCCTCCCCGCGGCAGGCTTTTTCATCGGCCTGGCATGGTGTTACTGGATCGGGTTTAGCTTCCAGTATTACGGGCTGGGATGGGCGCGTGAGCTCGTCGCGCTGGGTTTTGGGATCGTCTATCTCCTCTTTTTCGGTATTCTGGGGCTGAGCTCCCACCCTTTCGTTCGCGCGGCACTCCTTTTCGGCCTCACGTTCGTCTGGCCGATGGATTTCAACTGGATGCAGCCCGAACTGATCTTCGTGGAGAGCTACGTCGGCATTCACAAATGGCAGTTCGCCCTCGTCCTTGCAGCCCTCGCCGCGACGCGGTATTTCGCAAACGCGCGAAAAGCCCTCCCCCTTTTGCTGATCCTCCCCGCGCTTCAGTGGAACTATCCGCGTCCCCCGTTGCCGGAGCTGAAAATCAAACTCGTCTCTACCGACATCCCGCAGGACTTCAAATGGCAGAACGAACGCCTCTACACGACGGTACAGGAAAACTTCGACGCCATCGACGAAGCGATCGCGCAAGGATACGATCTCGTCGTCTTGCCCGAATCGGCTTTTCCCCTCTATCTCAACCACCAGGCCGAACTGATCGAAATGCTGCGGGAGCGTTCCCGCCGTATCGCCATTTTAACGGGGACCCTGCACGAAGAAGACGGCCTCAATTACAACGTCGCCTATTTCTTCGATCAGGGTACGGTACGGGTTGCGAAGAAAACGATCCTCGTCCCCTTCGGCGAATACATCCCTCTTCCGGGATTCCTGCGCGAATGGGTCAACCGGGAAATTTTCGGGGGAGGAAGCGATTTCGTCACCGCCGACAAACCGAGCGATTTTACCCTCAAAGGGGTCCGTTTCCGCAGCGCGATCTGCTACGAAGCGACCCGAGAGGAACTCTATACCCCCGAAACACGCTATCTCATCGGCATCAGCAACAACGGCTGGTTCAAACCTTCGATCGAACCGACGCTTCAGAATCTGCTGATCCGTTTTTACGCCCGTAAAAATACGACGGTGGTCTTTCATGCGGCGAACGGCGGGGGAAGCGGGATAGTTTACTGATAGAACATGCTTTCCGGGTAAACCCTTGTAAAGCGGCAGGGGCAAATCCCCCTGCCGCCCCTGTAAGGGAACCGGGGTCAGTGGTTTAGTGGCGGACGTTGAGATTGTTGGCTTTGATGACGTTGATGATTCCCTGGATCTGTTTCATCTTCGCCTCTTCGTCGTCCATGTTGTGGATCGCTTCGAGGTTGAAGGTGCTTAGTTTCGTATCGAGATACCCCGTGTCGAGTTTTCCCTCGACGAAATCCTGGTCCCGAACGATCTGACGATGCAGCGGGATGTTGGTCGGTACCCCTTCGATCAAAAATTCATCCAGCGCACGCTGCGCTTTGCGCACCGTGTCTTCCCACGTCAGTCCCGAGACAATCAGTTTTCCGATCATCGAATCGTAATTGGCGGGGATCTGATAATTGGTGTACGCCATCGAATCGAGACGAACCCCCGGTCCCCCCGGAGAAAGGTAGTTCGTAATCAGTCCGGGTGAGGGGACGAAATTGTGTTTCGGGTTCTCCGCGTTGATCCGGAATTCAATCGCGTAGCCGCGGAACTTGATCTCTTCTTGCAAGAATTTGAGTGGATCGCCCTCGGCGATCTGGATCATCCGCTGAATCAGGTCGATCCCGGAGATCGCCTCGGTGACCGGGTGTTCGACCTGAATCCGGGTATTCATCTCGATGAAATAGAAATTGTCTTCGGCATCGACGAGATATTCGATCGTCCCGACGCTCTCATACCCCAGCTTGAACATCGCCTTGGTGGAGACGCGGTAGAGCTCGCGGCGCACTTTCTCGCTCAAACGCGGAGAAGGGGCGATTTCGATCACTTTCTGGTGACGGCGCTGAATCGAGCAGTCCCGCTCTCCCAGATGAACGACGTTGCCGTATTTGTCGGCCACGATCTGGATCTCGATATGGCGGGGATTTTTGAGATACTTTTCGATGAACACTTCGCCGCGTCCGAAAAAGCGCTGCGCTTCCTTGGTCGCCGATTCGTACATCTCTTTGAAATCGGAAGCTTTTTCGACGATACGCATCCCGCGTCCGCCGCCGCCGAATGCCGCTTTGATAATGACCGGGAATCCGATGTCGGCTGCGATTTTTTCCGCATCGTTGATGTTGTCGATCGGTTCATCCGTACCCGGGAGCATCGGGACCCCCACTTCGCGCATCGCGACTTTGGACGCCATTTTGTCCCCGAACAGGGCTACGTGCTCGGGTTTCGGACCGATGAAAACGATCCCGTTGTCAATACACGCCTGGGCGAACTCGGCACTTTCGGAAAGAAAACCGTAACCGGGATGAATCGCATCGCATTCGGCTTTCTTGGCCAGCGAAATGATCCGCTCGTAATCGAGATAGGCGGCGACCGGGTCTCCGAGAATCGGGTAACATTCGTCCGCTTTGCGAACCCATACGCCGTTGAGGTCGGACTCGGAAAAGACGACAACGCTTTTGATCCCCAGTTCCTTACACGCACGGATAATGCGAAGAGCGATTTCACCGCGGTTGGCGATCAGGATCTTGTTGATTTTTTTGGTACTCACGGAATACTCCCGGTTAAAAATTTTGGACGTGACATGGTAAGGCAAAGTACATCAAAAATGCATCAAAAAATACCGTCGCTTTACCCCATTTTCAACAATCGGATATACAATGACGTTACCATTCCGCCAAAGTGACTTTATGATGAACCTACTCTACCCGTACCGGCACTATCTGGTCGTCATCGTCCTTTTCGCCGTTATCACCGCAGTGTCAAGAATCTTTACCGAACAATTGGAGATGATCAATATTGTCCTGATCCATCTTCTCCCCGTCATTGTCATCGCACTCCGCGGCAGCATGGCAGCGACGATCGCCGTTACAACTCTTTCGGTCGCGCTCCTGGCACTCTACATTCCGCCGACGCTTAGTTTCGTCGTCCACGACTTCATCTATCTCTGGAGCTTCGCCATCTTTTATGCCGTAGGTTACATTATCACGGTACAGGCCAGACGGATCCATATCAACAGTATCAAGGAGATCCTTCTCGATACCCTTTCACATGATTTGAAAACCCCTCTCGCTTCGATTATGGGAAACGCGACTTTTCTTGTCGAAACCCACACCACCGACCCGGCGGTTCGCTACAAAGCCCTCTCGCAGATCATCGAGTCCAGCCGTCGGATGAACCGCCTTATCAGCAATCTTCTCGACAGTGCCCGGCTGCAGCATTCCCGTTCACCGCTCAAAAAAGAGTGGTGCGACATGGAAGATCTGGTTGCCATTGCAGTCCGCGAATTCCGCAAAGACGCATGGTTCGAGCGGCTCCGGTGCCGTTTCGACGCCGATCTGCCCCTTTTTTACGGCGATGCGGGGCTTTTGGTCCGGCTCTTCGTCAACCTGATGGACAACGCGCTCAAATATTCCGACGAAGACAAACCGATTGCGATCGACATCAAAGCGACTTCCCGGGCGTTTTACATCGCTTTTTCCAACGAATGTCCCCCCATCAACGAAGAACATCTCCATCACCTGTTCGATAAGTTTTACCGTGCGGGCAACAGTGCCGATATTTCGGGAAGCGGAATCGGCCTTTCGATATGTCGGGACATTGCCTTGGCCCATCAGGGGCGTATCCGGGCCTATAACACTCCTAACGGCGTCAGTTTTGAAGTGACGTTGCCGATACTGCGCCACCCCGAACCTTTCGAAGCGGAGGTTGCATGAATCACCAGCCCCTTGTACTCATCATCGAAGACGACGACGCCATCAGCCGTCTGCTTTCCGACTCCCTCCGTCAGAACGGCTACAAAACACTCCTGGCAAAAGACAGGCATACCGCATTGCGCGAATTGCAAACCCGCAGTCCGGAACTGATACTTTTGGATCTCGGCCTTCCCGACGGAGACGGCAAAGAACTCATTTCCCTCATCCGTAAACACCTTCTTGTCCCCATTATCGTGGTCTCCGCCCGCAGTGACGAAAAAGAGATCATCGCTTCTCTCGACGCCGGGGCGGACGATTACGTGATCAAGCCTTTTTCCACCCACGAGCTCCTCGCCCGGGTCCGTTCCACCCAGCGCCGCTTTTTGGGCCTGCACAAATCAGGCAACATCCTGACCTGCAACGAGATCGTCATCGATCTCGAACAGTTCACCGTTTCAAAAGCGGGTGTGGCGCTCAAACTCACCCGCACCGAATTCAGTCTCCTCAAATATTTCATGCTGCACCCCAATGAAGTGCTTCCCCACACGAAAATTCTCAAAGAAGTCTGGGGGGTCGGATATCAGCACGAAATGCAATACCTGCGGACCTATGTGAACGCGCTGAGAAAAAAAATAGAAACCGATACGACCGCTCCGGCGTACATTCAGACCGAACTGGGAATCGGTTACCGTTTCATCTGCGCCTCCGCCTGATTCCACACCATCCGAATTAAATTACTAAGGATACTTTGGATTTCAGGATTTTTATGATTATAATAGGCAAAAAAACGGGGTTATACGATCATGAACATCGCCGCCAATATCACTGAACTCATCGGCAATACGCCGCTCGTACGTCTCAACAGCCTCTCCTCGCCCGAGGGGGCGAGCGTGCTCGGCAAATGCGAATTTATGAACCCGACCAGCTCGGTCAAAGACCGTATCGGCTACAACATGATCAAAACAGCCATGGAAGCGGGCAAAATCGATGCCGACACCCTCATCATCGAACCCACCAGCGGCAACACGGGGATTGCGCTCGCGTCGATCTGCGCGGCGCTGGGACTCAAACTCACCCTGACCATGCCCGAGTCGATGTCGATCGAACGGCGGAACCTCCTGCGCGCGCTGGGTGCAAACCTTGTCCTCACCCCGGCGGCGCAGGGGATGAAAGGGGCGATCGACGAAGCCGACCGCCTCGTCGCCGAAACGGGGAACGCGATCATTTTACAACAGTTCGCCAACCCCGCCAACCCGGCGATTCACCGTATCACGACGGCTCAGGAGATCTTGCGCGACACTGAGGGAAAAATCGATATTTTCGTCGCGGCGGTCGGCACCGGCGGGACGCTGACGGGAACGGGCGAAGCGCTGCGCGAACACCTCCCCAACCTGCAGATCATCGCGGTCGAGCCCCAAGATTCCCCCGTCCTCTCGGGAGGACGCCCCGGACCCCACAAAATTCAGGGGATCGGAGCGGGATTTGTCCCCGAAGTGCTCAACACCTCCCTCTACGGTGAAGTGATCCGCGTCAGCAACGAAGACGCGATCGCCGCGTCAAAAGCGCTGGCACGGAACGAGGGGCTTTTGGTAGGGATCTCGGCGGGGGCGAACGTCCATGCCGCATCGCTTGTCGCCGCACGCCCCGAAAACCGGGGCAAAACGATCGTGACGGTCTTGTGCGATACCGCCGAACGCTATCTCTCCACCCCTCTTTTCGAGGCATAAGACGTGCTGTTGGAGACGATACGGTGCGAAGGGGGGGGCGCACTGCATCTTCCCTACCATCAGCATCGGCTCGATACGACCCTGAAAAGCCTCGGGATCGAAGCTTCCTACGATCTTTCGGCTCTGATTTCGCCTCCGGATGAGCGTGTGTACCGGTGCCGTTTTCTGTACGATGCCGCCTCCGCTTCGATAGAGTTTC is a genomic window containing:
- the secD gene encoding protein translocase subunit SecD, with the translated sequence MKLNYRVIILIVATVFGLIYSVPSFTQSEEGKKITLGLDLQGGLHMLLGVKTEEAVNSQLKSIASGLKHFGERNDILLDGIAVSEGKVVFELLDADDAATVKEHLKSVEGASVSASGERYAVTLAPEAVEKLKQQAVEQAIETIRNRLDQFGLAEPTVARQGVDKILVELPGIKTPEEEQRARELISRAAKLELMAVDEDRAMRVGDMSDAEAASYGDQILEDAIQPGTKHLVNEIPILDGSMLTDAQVGYDQNNRPVINFTLNSEGAQIFGDFTGKSVGKRLAIVLDGKVYSAPVINERIGGGSGQISGNYTTAEANDLAIALRSGALLAPIYMMEKRSVGPSLGADSIQASMIALISGFGAVVIFMMVYYGIAGVIANIALVVNILLIVAVMAMFGATLTLPGMAGIVLTVGMAVDSNVIINERIREILAEGSSVKRAIEVGYQNAMRAITDSNITTLIAAVVLYVYGTGAIKGFAITISIGILASMLTAILGTHGIYLMIQDRIAKSNNYALWFGVKRRK
- the yajC gene encoding preprotein translocase subunit YajC produces the protein MEFLVQILPFVFLIAIMYFVIIRPQNQQAKRHKEMVESLEKGDKVVTSGGLIVEIKKVEENFFAVKFNNETEGRLVKDAVARKYEDEA
- a CDS encoding apolipoprotein N-acyltransferase — protein: MKLRSPASVELLYLPLAIAVSFSAFIYFEHFGLTSRFINTLAGLAALYGMLHAPRRSLPAAGFFIGLAWCYWIGFSFQYYGLGWARELVALGFGIVYLLFFGILGLSSHPFVRAALLFGLTFVWPMDFNWMQPELIFVESYVGIHKWQFALVLAALAATRYFANARKALPLLLILPALQWNYPRPPLPELKIKLVSTDIPQDFKWQNERLYTTVQENFDAIDEAIAQGYDLVVLPESAFPLYLNHQAELIEMLRERSRRIAILTGTLHEEDGLNYNVAYFFDQGTVRVAKKTILVPFGEYIPLPGFLREWVNREIFGGGSDFVTADKPSDFTLKGVRFRSAICYEATREELYTPETRYLIGISNNGWFKPSIEPTLQNLLIRFYARKNTTVVFHAANGGGSGIVY
- a CDS encoding acetyl-CoA carboxylase biotin carboxylase subunit encodes the protein MSTKKINKILIANRGEIALRIIRACKELGIKSVVVFSESDLNGVWVRKADECYPILGDPVAAYLDYERIISLAKKAECDAIHPGYGFLSESAEFAQACIDNGIVFIGPKPEHVALFGDKMASKVAMREVGVPMLPGTDEPIDNINDAEKIAADIGFPVIIKAAFGGGGRGMRIVEKASDFKEMYESATKEAQRFFGRGEVFIEKYLKNPRHIEIQIVADKYGNVVHLGERDCSIQRRHQKVIEIAPSPRLSEKVRRELYRVSTKAMFKLGYESVGTIEYLVDAEDNFYFIEMNTRIQVEHPVTEAISGIDLIQRMIQIAEGDPLKFLQEEIKFRGYAIEFRINAENPKHNFVPSPGLITNYLSPGGPGVRLDSMAYTNYQIPANYDSMIGKLIVSGLTWEDTVRKAQRALDEFLIEGVPTNIPLHRQIVRDQDFVEGKLDTGYLDTKLSTFNLEAIHNMDDEEAKMKQIQGIINVIKANNLNVRH
- a CDS encoding ATP-binding protein → MMNLLYPYRHYLVVIVLFAVITAVSRIFTEQLEMINIVLIHLLPVIVIALRGSMAATIAVTTLSVALLALYIPPTLSFVVHDFIYLWSFAIFYAVGYIITVQARRIHINSIKEILLDTLSHDLKTPLASIMGNATFLVETHTTDPAVRYKALSQIIESSRRMNRLISNLLDSARLQHSRSPLKKEWCDMEDLVAIAVREFRKDAWFERLRCRFDADLPLFYGDAGLLVRLFVNLMDNALKYSDEDKPIAIDIKATSRAFYIAFSNECPPINEEHLHHLFDKFYRAGNSADISGSGIGLSICRDIALAHQGRIRAYNTPNGVSFEVTLPILRHPEPFEAEVA
- a CDS encoding response regulator transcription factor, whose amino-acid sequence is MNHQPLVLIIEDDDAISRLLSDSLRQNGYKTLLAKDRHTALRELQTRSPELILLDLGLPDGDGKELISLIRKHLLVPIIVVSARSDEKEIIASLDAGADDYVIKPFSTHELLARVRSTQRRFLGLHKSGNILTCNEIVIDLEQFTVSKAGVALKLTRTEFSLLKYFMLHPNEVLPHTKILKEVWGVGYQHEMQYLRTYVNALRKKIETDTTAPAYIQTELGIGYRFICASA
- the cysK gene encoding cysteine synthase A: MNIAANITELIGNTPLVRLNSLSSPEGASVLGKCEFMNPTSSVKDRIGYNMIKTAMEAGKIDADTLIIEPTSGNTGIALASICAALGLKLTLTMPESMSIERRNLLRALGANLVLTPAAQGMKGAIDEADRLVAETGNAIILQQFANPANPAIHRITTAQEILRDTEGKIDIFVAAVGTGGTLTGTGEALREHLPNLQIIAVEPQDSPVLSGGRPGPHKIQGIGAGFVPEVLNTSLYGEVIRVSNEDAIAASKALARNEGLLVGISAGANVHAASLVAARPENRGKTIVTVLCDTAERYLSTPLFEA